The genomic interval GCCTGCCGGGACCGCTCGACGCCGGCGCCGTCCGGGAGCACCTGCAGCAGCGCGGTGGGTCACCAGCACCAGAGCACCACTAGTCCAGCCGTCCGACGAGAACCGAGAGCGGGTCATCACCTGATGGGCACCCGATGAGCCTCCAGCGATGAACACCCCCCCGTACTGACCACGGTCCGAGCCTCTCCGGCCCGGACCGGATGAGGAGAGATGTGGCAAAGGTCCGCGTGTACGAGCTCGCCAAGGAGTTCGGAGTAGAGAGCAAGGCGCTCATGTCCAAGCTCCAGGACATGGGCGAGTTCGTGAAGTCCCCCAGCTCGACCATCGAGCCGCCGGTCGTGCGCAAGCTGAAGTCGGAGTACGCCGCTGCCAACGGTGGTGGCTCCGGGTCCGCCGCGCCGTCGGCCCCCGCGCGCCAGGCCCCGACGCCCGGCGCCGTGCGCCCGGGCCCGCGCGTCGCCGCGCCCGCCCCGTCCGCGCCCTCGGCGCCCAGCGCTCCCGCTGCCGCCGCTCCGTCGGCGCCCGCCGCGCCGGCCCCCAGCGCTCCCGCTGCGGCGCAGCC from Quadrisphaera sp. RL12-1S carries:
- a CDS encoding translation initiation factor IF-2 N-terminal domain-containing protein — protein: MAKVRVYELAKEFGVESKALMSKLQDMGEFVKSPSSTIEPPVVRKLKSEYAAANGGGSGSAAPSAPARQAPTPGAVRPGPRVAAPAPSAPSAPSAPAAAAPSAPAAPAPSAPAAAQP